The following are encoded together in the Xanthomonas sacchari genome:
- a CDS encoding replicative DNA helicase, translating to MSARPGYRGDRKSERSERSEPRLDQLRVPPHSIEAEQAVLGGLMLAPDAYDRVNDQLTENDFYRRDHQLIYRAIRELAEKGRPFDAVTLGEWFESQGKLEMVGDGAYLIELASTTPSAANIVAYAEIVRDKAVLRQLIEVGTTIVNDGFQPEGRESSELLASAEKAVFQIAEAGARGRSDFVAMPGALKDAFEELRNRFENGGNITGLPTGYTDFDAMTAGLQPTDLIILAARPAMGKTTFALNIAEYAAIKSKKAVAVFSMEMSASQLAMRLISSNGRINAQRLRTGQLEDEDWARVTGAIKMLKETKIFIDDTPGVSPEVLRSKARRLKREHDLGLIVIDYLQLMSVPGNSENRATEISEISRSLKGLAKELGVPVIALSQLNRSLETRTDKRPVMADLRESGAIEQDADMIVFIYRDDYYNKENSPDKGLAEIIIGKHRGGPTGSCKLKFFGEYTRFDNLAHDSVGAFE from the coding sequence ATGTCCGCCCGTCCCGGCTACCGCGGCGATCGCAAGAGCGAGCGCAGCGAACGCAGCGAGCCGCGTCTCGACCAGTTGCGTGTGCCGCCGCACTCGATCGAGGCCGAACAGGCCGTGCTCGGCGGCCTGATGCTGGCGCCAGACGCTTACGACCGGGTCAACGATCAGTTGACCGAAAATGATTTCTACCGGCGCGATCACCAGTTGATCTACCGCGCGATCCGCGAGCTGGCCGAAAAGGGGCGCCCGTTCGACGCGGTGACCCTGGGCGAGTGGTTCGAATCGCAGGGCAAGCTGGAGATGGTCGGCGATGGTGCGTACCTGATCGAACTGGCCAGCACCACGCCCTCGGCGGCCAACATCGTCGCCTACGCCGAAATCGTCCGCGACAAGGCGGTGCTGCGGCAACTGATCGAGGTCGGCACCACCATCGTCAACGACGGCTTCCAGCCGGAAGGGCGCGAGAGCTCGGAACTGCTGGCGTCGGCGGAAAAGGCCGTGTTCCAGATCGCCGAGGCCGGTGCGCGCGGGCGCAGCGACTTCGTGGCAATGCCAGGTGCGTTGAAGGACGCGTTCGAGGAACTGCGCAACCGCTTCGAGAACGGCGGCAACATCACCGGCCTGCCGACCGGCTACACCGACTTCGATGCAATGACCGCCGGCCTGCAGCCGACCGACCTGATCATCCTCGCCGCGCGTCCGGCGATGGGCAAGACCACCTTCGCGCTGAACATCGCCGAGTACGCGGCGATCAAGTCGAAGAAGGCGGTGGCGGTGTTCTCGATGGAAATGTCGGCCTCGCAGCTGGCGATGCGCCTGATCTCCTCCAACGGCCGCATCAACGCGCAACGCCTGCGTACCGGCCAGCTCGAGGACGAGGACTGGGCGCGCGTCACCGGCGCGATCAAGATGCTCAAGGAGACCAAGATCTTCATCGACGACACGCCGGGCGTGTCGCCGGAAGTGCTGCGCTCCAAGGCGCGCCGGCTCAAGCGCGAGCACGACCTGGGCCTGATCGTGATCGACTACCTGCAGCTGATGTCGGTACCCGGCAACAGCGAGAACCGCGCCACCGAGATCTCGGAGATCTCGCGCTCGCTCAAGGGCCTGGCCAAGGAGCTGGGTGTGCCGGTGATCGCGCTGTCGCAGCTCAACCGCTCGCTGGAAACCCGCACCGACAAGCGTCCGGTGATGGCCGACCTGCGCGAATCCGGCGCGATCGAGCAGGACGCGGACATGATCGTGTTCATCTACCGCGACGACTACTACAACAAGGAAAACTCGCCGGACAAGGGCCTGGCAGAAATCATCATCGGCAAGCACCGCGGCGGCCCGACTGGGTCGTGCAAGCTCAAGTTCTTCGGCGAATACACCCGCTTCGACAATCTCGCCCACGACTCGGTGGGCGCGTTCGAGTAA
- a CDS encoding NADPH-dependent FMN reductase, with protein MSQYRIAVFVGSLRKESFNRRLAHALERLAGDRARFEYVEIGDLPLYNQDHDHDYPAQGRRLKTQVSGADAVLFVTPEYNRSIPGVLKNAIDLGSRPYGESAFTGKPAAVCGTSPGAIGTALAQQHLRNVLAYLDMPVLGQPEIFLQFKEGLIAEDGAIDDERTRKFLAGFVDKFIAWIDELQA; from the coding sequence ATGAGCCAGTACCGCATCGCCGTCTTCGTCGGCAGCCTGCGCAAGGAATCGTTCAACCGGCGCCTGGCGCACGCGCTGGAGCGACTTGCCGGCGACCGTGCGCGCTTCGAGTACGTCGAGATCGGCGACCTGCCGCTGTACAACCAGGACCACGACCACGACTATCCGGCGCAGGGCCGGCGCCTGAAGACGCAGGTCAGCGGCGCCGACGCGGTGCTGTTCGTCACCCCGGAGTACAACCGCTCCATCCCCGGCGTGCTCAAGAACGCCATCGACCTGGGCTCGCGTCCGTACGGCGAGAGCGCCTTCACCGGCAAGCCGGCGGCGGTGTGCGGCACCTCGCCCGGGGCGATCGGCACCGCCCTGGCGCAACAGCACCTGCGCAACGTGCTGGCCTACCTGGACATGCCGGTGTTGGGGCAGCCGGAAATCTTTCTGCAGTTCAAGGAGGGGCTGATCGCCGAGGACGGCGCGATCGACGACGAGCGCACCCGCAAGTTCCTCGCCGGTTTCGTCGACAAGTTCATTGCCTGGATTGACGAGCTGCAGGCCTGA
- a CDS encoding glutathione S-transferase family protein → MASERFPLTVYGMALSGNCYKVRLLLDQLGCGYRWIEIDSANGQTRTPAFLAKNPNGKVPLLEREDGRVLAESNAILCWLAEGTGYLPADPWQRAQALSWLFFEQYSHEPYVAVARFVCGWTPPDSPRRAELPRLREGAMRALAVMEQHLQAQAWFTGPAYGIADIALFAYTHCAGDAGIALTQYPALCDWLQRVRATPGFVALPPLPEDVQARLAQTGTSTAFT, encoded by the coding sequence ATGGCATCCGAACGTTTTCCCCTGACCGTGTACGGCATGGCGCTGTCCGGCAACTGCTACAAGGTGCGGCTGCTGCTGGACCAGCTCGGCTGCGGCTACCGCTGGATCGAGATCGACAGCGCCAACGGCCAGACCCGCACTCCGGCGTTCCTGGCCAAGAATCCAAACGGCAAGGTGCCGCTGCTGGAGCGCGAGGACGGCCGCGTGCTGGCCGAGTCCAACGCCATCCTGTGCTGGCTGGCCGAGGGCACCGGCTATCTGCCCGCCGATCCCTGGCAGCGCGCGCAGGCGCTGAGCTGGCTGTTCTTCGAGCAGTACAGCCACGAGCCCTACGTGGCGGTGGCGCGCTTCGTCTGCGGCTGGACGCCGCCCGATTCGCCGCGGCGCGCCGAACTCCCGCGCCTGCGCGAGGGCGCGATGCGGGCGCTGGCGGTGATGGAGCAGCACCTGCAGGCGCAGGCCTGGTTCACCGGCCCGGCCTACGGCATCGCCGACATCGCGTTGTTCGCCTACACCCATTGCGCCGGCGATGCCGGCATCGCGCTGACGCAGTATCCGGCGCTGTGCGACTGGCTGCAGCGGGTGCGCGCGACGCCGGGTTTCGTGGCGCTGCCGCCGCTGCCGGAGGACGTGCAGGCACGTTTGGCGCAGACCGGGACGTCAACGGCGTTCACCTGA
- a CDS encoding GNAT family N-acetyltransferase gives MSVFDVRVETERLLLRPPTAEDFAALCAFSADAQTMHHLGGVQVPSVVWRSLTSLVGSWQLQGFAMFSVIEKRSGQWIGRVGPWQPHDWPGPEVGWGIARAFWGQGYAPEAATASIDWAFAQLGWSEVIHTIVPDNANSKAVAAKLGSRYLRQDRLPEPLQAFDVEVWGQSRAQWQARR, from the coding sequence ATGAGCGTGTTCGATGTACGTGTGGAGACCGAGCGCCTGTTGCTGCGCCCGCCCACTGCCGAGGATTTCGCGGCGCTCTGCGCGTTTTCCGCCGATGCGCAGACCATGCACCACCTCGGTGGCGTGCAGGTGCCGTCGGTGGTCTGGCGCAGCCTGACCTCGCTGGTCGGCAGTTGGCAGTTGCAGGGATTTGCGATGTTCTCGGTGATCGAGAAGCGCAGCGGGCAGTGGATCGGCCGGGTCGGCCCCTGGCAGCCGCACGACTGGCCGGGCCCGGAAGTCGGCTGGGGCATCGCGCGTGCGTTCTGGGGCCAGGGCTATGCGCCGGAAGCGGCGACCGCGTCGATCGACTGGGCGTTCGCGCAGTTGGGCTGGAGCGAGGTGATCCACACTATCGTGCCGGATAACGCCAACTCCAAGGCGGTGGCGGCCAAGCTGGGCTCGCGCTACCTGCGCCAGGACCGCCTGCCCGAGCCGCTGCAGGCGTTCGATGTGGAGGTGTGGGGCCAGTCGCGCGCGCAATGGCAGGCGCGGCGCTGA
- a CDS encoding acyl-CoA dehydrogenase family protein — MDAAMPLPCDDLFNVAALLSEEERAIQQAVARFVDAKVLPVIGQAFDQGRFPRELVPDLAALGLLGASLPVGQGGGGLNAVCYGLICQELERGDSGLRSFVSVQSSLCMYPIHAYGSDAQRQRWLPAMAAGSAIGCFGLTESQGGSDPAAMQTRAVRDGDGWRLSGSKMWITNGSIADVAIVWAQTDDGIQGFLVEAGTPGFGTQDIAHKMSLRASVTSALFFDDVRLPDSQRLPGVRGLKGPLGCLTQARYGISWGAIGAAIACLREALAYAGERMLFGRPLAATQSAQIKLADMARRIAAAQLLALQLGRLKDAGTLQPAQVSLAKWNNVRMALDIARECRDLLGGAGITTDYGAIRHALNLESVITYEGTETVHQLVVGRELTGINAF, encoded by the coding sequence GTGGACGCCGCCATGCCGTTGCCTTGCGATGATCTGTTTAACGTTGCCGCGCTGCTCAGCGAAGAAGAGCGCGCGATCCAGCAGGCGGTGGCGCGCTTCGTCGACGCGAAGGTGCTGCCGGTGATCGGCCAGGCCTTCGACCAGGGGCGGTTCCCACGCGAATTGGTGCCGGACCTGGCGGCACTGGGGTTGCTCGGCGCCAGCCTGCCGGTGGGGCAGGGCGGCGGCGGCCTCAACGCGGTCTGCTATGGGCTGATCTGCCAGGAGCTGGAGCGTGGCGACAGCGGCCTGCGCAGCTTCGTCAGCGTGCAGTCCTCGCTGTGCATGTACCCGATCCACGCCTACGGCAGCGACGCGCAACGCCAGCGCTGGCTGCCGGCGATGGCCGCCGGCAGCGCGATCGGCTGCTTCGGCCTGACCGAGTCCCAAGGCGGCTCCGACCCGGCGGCGATGCAGACGCGTGCCGTGCGCGACGGCGACGGCTGGCGCCTGAGCGGCAGCAAGATGTGGATCACCAACGGCAGCATCGCCGACGTGGCGATCGTGTGGGCGCAGACCGACGACGGCATCCAGGGCTTTCTGGTCGAGGCCGGTACGCCGGGCTTCGGCACCCAGGACATCGCGCACAAGATGAGCCTGCGCGCCTCGGTGACCTCGGCGCTGTTCTTCGACGACGTGCGCCTGCCCGACAGCCAGCGCCTGCCCGGCGTGCGCGGGCTGAAGGGCCCGCTGGGCTGCCTGACCCAGGCCCGCTACGGCATCAGCTGGGGCGCGATCGGCGCGGCCATCGCCTGCCTGCGCGAGGCGCTGGCCTATGCCGGCGAACGCATGCTGTTCGGACGGCCGCTGGCGGCGACGCAGAGCGCGCAGATCAAGCTGGCCGACATGGCGCGGCGGATCGCCGCCGCGCAGTTGCTCGCGCTGCAACTGGGCCGGCTCAAGGACGCTGGCACGCTGCAGCCGGCGCAGGTGTCGCTGGCCAAGTGGAACAACGTGCGCATGGCGCTGGACATCGCGCGGGAGTGCCGCGACCTGCTCGGCGGCGCCGGCATCACCACCGACTACGGCGCGATCCGGCATGCGCTGAACCTGGAATCGGTGATCACCTACGAAGGCACCGAGACCGTGCACCAGTTGGTGGTCGGCCGCGAACTGACCGGCATCAACGCGTTTTGA
- a CDS encoding glycine zipper 2TM domain-containing protein, with translation MKSTTTTVLVAAGALLVGGVATAAFMNNRDKPVDVGSSDVRPALDNTRGDSAMDNSVGGKLEYADVVRVDPITQKQQRYAEVIGAEPLRETSTTTTPRQVCNDVVVQERLPERDGNVGGTVVGAVVGGLLGNQIGHGNGRKAATAAGAVAGGFIGNRIDQNHVGGRVVDRTERQCHTENSTAQSSTITGYNVTYRNDDGTTGTMRMDSKPGNRIAMGTQDVVKGYDVTYRYDGQEKTVRMDDRPNSDRLPVLDGRLVTQTASAGDVAVSQR, from the coding sequence ATGAAAAGCACTACGACAACCGTTCTGGTCGCGGCTGGCGCCTTGCTGGTCGGCGGCGTCGCCACCGCGGCCTTCATGAACAATCGCGACAAACCGGTGGACGTCGGCAGCAGCGACGTGCGCCCGGCCCTGGACAATACGCGCGGCGACAGCGCGATGGACAACAGCGTCGGCGGCAAGCTCGAGTACGCCGACGTGGTGCGGGTCGATCCGATCACCCAGAAGCAGCAGCGCTACGCCGAGGTGATCGGCGCCGAGCCGCTGCGCGAGACCTCCACCACGACCACGCCGCGCCAGGTGTGCAACGACGTGGTGGTGCAGGAGCGCCTGCCCGAGCGCGACGGCAACGTCGGCGGCACTGTGGTCGGCGCGGTGGTCGGCGGCCTGCTCGGCAACCAGATCGGCCACGGCAACGGCCGCAAGGCCGCGACCGCGGCCGGCGCGGTGGCCGGCGGCTTCATCGGCAACCGCATCGACCAGAACCACGTCGGCGGCCGCGTGGTCGACCGCACCGAGCGCCAGTGCCACACCGAGAACAGCACCGCGCAGTCCTCGACCATCACCGGCTACAACGTGACCTACCGCAATGACGACGGCACCACCGGCACCATGCGCATGGACAGCAAGCCGGGCAACCGCATCGCCATGGGCACGCAGGACGTGGTCAAGGGCTACGACGTGACCTACCGCTACGACGGCCAGGAAAAGACCGTGCGCATGGACGACCGCCCGAACAGCGACCGCCTGCCGGTGCTCGATGGCCGCCTGGTCACACAGACCGCCTCGGCCGGCGACGTCGCCGTCAGCCAGCGCTGA
- a CDS encoding DUF6116 family protein: MPNPIVYPLLRWAGKLRYPTLFKITAGLFVLSVLLPDPVPFIDEIVFGLGTLLLANWKTRTPAPATEPLTSTARRVRR; this comes from the coding sequence GTGCCCAATCCGATCGTCTATCCGCTGCTGCGCTGGGCGGGCAAATTGCGCTACCCGACCCTGTTCAAGATCACCGCCGGCCTGTTCGTGCTGAGCGTGCTGCTGCCCGACCCGGTGCCCTTCATCGACGAGATCGTGTTCGGCCTGGGCACGCTGCTGCTGGCCAACTGGAAGACCCGCACACCGGCGCCGGCTACCGAGCCGTTGACCTCCACCGCCCGACGCGTGCGCCGCTGA
- a CDS encoding TatD family hydrolase, translating into MQLIDSHCHLDAAEFDPDRDAVIARAQAAGVQAQVLPAVTAASWPKLREVCASAPGLYPAYGLHPLFLAEHRPDDLQALEDWIARERPCAIGECGLDFFIKGLDAAEQHRYFVGQLQLARTFDLPVIVHARRAVDAVILAIRKVGRLRGVVHSFAGSAEQAAQLRSLDFLIGLGGPVTYERAQRLRRLAATMPLEQLLLETDAPDQPDAAIRGQRNEPARLRTVLDTIAELRDAPAAAIAAQTTANARRLFGLPDTRAGTPVIA; encoded by the coding sequence ATGCAGTTGATCGACAGCCATTGCCACCTGGACGCGGCGGAGTTCGACCCCGACCGCGATGCGGTGATCGCGCGCGCGCAGGCGGCAGGCGTGCAGGCGCAGGTGCTGCCGGCGGTGACCGCGGCGTCCTGGCCCAAGCTGCGCGAGGTCTGTGCATCCGCGCCCGGGCTGTACCCGGCGTATGGCCTGCATCCGCTGTTCCTGGCCGAGCATCGCCCTGACGACCTGCAGGCATTGGAAGACTGGATCGCACGCGAGCGGCCGTGCGCGATCGGCGAGTGCGGCCTGGACTTCTTCATCAAGGGCCTGGACGCGGCCGAGCAGCACCGCTACTTCGTCGGGCAACTGCAGTTGGCGCGCACATTCGACCTGCCGGTGATCGTGCACGCCAGGCGGGCGGTTGATGCGGTGATCCTGGCGATCCGCAAGGTCGGGCGCCTGCGTGGCGTGGTGCACAGTTTCGCCGGCAGTGCCGAACAGGCCGCACAGTTGCGATCGCTGGATTTCCTGATCGGTCTCGGCGGGCCGGTCACCTACGAACGCGCGCAGCGCCTGCGTCGGCTCGCCGCCACGATGCCCCTGGAGCAATTGCTGCTGGAAACCGATGCGCCGGACCAACCCGACGCGGCGATCCGCGGGCAGCGCAACGAACCGGCGCGGCTGCGCACGGTGCTGGACACCATCGCCGAACTGCGCGACGCACCTGCCGCCGCCATCGCCGCGCAGACCACGGCCAACGCGCGGCGCCTGTTCGGCCTGCCCGACACGCGAGCCGGCACGCCCGTCATCGCCTGA
- a CDS encoding bifunctional diguanylate cyclase/phosphodiesterase: MKSGAASEKHASNGESWVSLKFRDSNRSRKMRSTMTLAGVSCTSLGALWTVCYLYYGRPELAIAFVGLTAVGLLALGRRRHCDEGSLSLVAHGVFVVVLVISIIDAPIGTVPRSVHTFFLPLAAGALFVFDRSRRYRALVFPMACLAAFVAFGSGELDWLAPHDSPPQRMRRLGAICNMACAAGLLAAILHIYRNDVNARISLERELARAVGNGEIEVLYQPQVSANGSMLGAEALVRWRHPSGKLLTPDKFIPLAEESQLIRDVGLEVLRQACATLRRWSHDPDLRALVVAVNVSPVQLLDPNFVSTVKQVITSEGVAPASLEFELTESALYVDTAGVRAKMHELKAFGIGWALDDFGTGFSSLAMLRTLPVTKLKIDRQFVNDARADESSRRLLAKIVEISEVMGMVALAEGIEDAQQCEMLSAMGCRHFQGFLFGRPQPAQDLERLALLQASTERNLMSGAAPPAADAPQPHTGRR, from the coding sequence ATGAAGAGCGGCGCCGCTTCGGAAAAACACGCCTCCAACGGCGAAAGCTGGGTCTCGCTGAAATTCCGCGACAGCAATCGCAGCCGCAAGATGCGCAGCACCATGACCCTGGCCGGGGTCTCGTGCACCTCGCTCGGCGCGTTGTGGACCGTGTGCTACCTGTACTACGGCCGGCCGGAACTGGCGATCGCCTTCGTCGGGCTGACGGCGGTCGGCCTGCTCGCGCTGGGCCGCCGTCGCCACTGCGACGAGGGCTCACTGTCGCTGGTGGCGCACGGCGTCTTCGTCGTGGTCCTGGTGATCTCGATCATCGACGCGCCGATCGGCACGGTGCCGCGGTCCGTGCACACCTTCTTCCTGCCGCTGGCGGCCGGCGCACTGTTCGTGTTCGACCGCAGCCGCCGCTACCGCGCGCTGGTGTTTCCCATGGCGTGCCTGGCCGCCTTCGTCGCCTTCGGCTCGGGCGAACTGGACTGGTTGGCGCCGCATGACTCGCCACCGCAGCGGATGCGCAGGCTCGGCGCCATCTGCAACATGGCCTGCGCCGCCGGCCTGCTGGCGGCGATCCTGCACATCTACCGCAATGACGTGAACGCACGCATCTCGCTGGAGCGGGAACTGGCGCGCGCGGTCGGCAACGGCGAGATCGAGGTGCTGTACCAACCGCAGGTCAGCGCGAACGGCAGCATGCTCGGCGCCGAAGCGCTGGTGCGCTGGCGCCATCCCAGCGGCAAGCTGCTGACCCCGGACAAGTTCATCCCGCTGGCCGAAGAGAGCCAGCTGATCCGCGACGTGGGCCTGGAAGTGCTGCGCCAGGCCTGCGCTACGCTGCGACGCTGGTCGCACGACCCCGACCTGCGTGCGCTGGTGGTCGCAGTGAACGTCAGCCCCGTGCAGTTGCTCGACCCCAATTTCGTGTCCACGGTGAAGCAGGTGATCACCAGCGAAGGCGTGGCGCCGGCGTCGCTGGAATTCGAGCTGACCGAATCGGCGCTGTACGTGGATACCGCCGGGGTACGCGCCAAGATGCACGAACTCAAGGCGTTCGGCATCGGCTGGGCGCTGGACGATTTCGGCACCGGCTTCTCGTCGCTGGCGATGCTGCGGACGCTGCCGGTCACCAAGCTCAAGATCGACCGGCAATTCGTCAACGACGCCAGGGCCGACGAGTCCTCGCGGCGCCTGCTGGCCAAGATCGTGGAGATCTCCGAGGTGATGGGCATGGTCGCGCTGGCCGAAGGCATCGAGGATGCGCAGCAGTGCGAGATGCTCTCGGCGATGGGCTGCCGGCACTTCCAGGGCTTCCTGTTCGGCCGGCCGCAGCCGGCGCAGGACCTGGAACGGCTGGCGCTCCTGCAGGCCAGCACCGAGCGCAACCTGATGAGCGGCGCGGCGCCCCCCGCAGCGGATGCGCCGCAGCCGCACACCGGCAGGCGCTAG
- a CDS encoding ThiF family adenylyltransferase — MNEQWRERFAGIDRLYGQGTIARLAQCRVAVVGMGGVGSWVVEALARSAVGHLTLIDADDICVSNTNRQLPALVGQYGRNKAVAMAERCVAINPQIEAVAVEAFLTPANIAELLDAGFDLVIDACDSFRVKVETIAWCRRRKLPLLTVGSAGGRTDPTLVRIRDVSRTEHDAMLALIRKKLRSEFNFPKNAQRYFGVPAVYSLENVRYPQADGSVCGLRPALGPDAALNLDCGAGLGAATHITGAFAFAAVGKALEMLLKRAAAREAAAA; from the coding sequence ATGAACGAACAATGGCGCGAGCGCTTCGCCGGCATCGACCGGCTCTACGGACAAGGCACGATCGCGCGGCTGGCGCAGTGCCGGGTGGCGGTGGTGGGTATGGGCGGGGTCGGCTCGTGGGTGGTGGAGGCGCTGGCGCGCTCGGCGGTCGGGCATCTGACCCTGATCGACGCCGACGACATCTGCGTGTCCAACACCAACCGGCAGCTGCCGGCGCTGGTGGGGCAGTACGGGCGCAACAAGGCGGTGGCGATGGCCGAGCGCTGCGTGGCGATCAATCCGCAGATCGAGGCGGTGGCGGTCGAGGCCTTCCTGACCCCGGCCAACATCGCCGAATTGCTCGACGCCGGCTTCGACCTGGTGATCGACGCCTGCGACAGCTTCCGGGTCAAGGTCGAGACCATCGCCTGGTGCCGCCGGCGCAAGCTGCCGCTGCTGACCGTCGGCTCGGCCGGCGGGCGTACCGATCCGACCCTGGTGCGGATCCGCGACGTGTCGCGGACCGAGCACGACGCGATGCTGGCGCTGATCCGCAAGAAGCTGCGCAGCGAATTCAACTTCCCCAAGAACGCGCAGCGCTATTTCGGCGTGCCGGCGGTGTACTCGCTGGAGAACGTGCGCTACCCGCAGGCCGACGGCAGCGTCTGCGGACTGCGGCCGGCGCTGGGGCCGGATGCGGCCTTGAACCTGGACTGTGGCGCCGGGCTGGGCGCGGCCACCCACATCACCGGGGCGTTCGCCTTCGCTGCGGTCGGCAAGGCGCTGGAGATGCTGTTGAAGCGCGCCGCGGCGCGCGAGGCCGCGGCCGCCTAG
- a CDS encoding cytochrome c, translated as MAKPPSSPPTSASRYLFVLLAGLLLGLVLTVMALRAVQARQDPFPRSLMQVMGKQLALLERDAAHRQCSGAGPQARLRTLRLLGDELGTAFPDLADDSRFREHADALRASVEATLAQPPADCAALAQARQQIDERCDACHRDFR; from the coding sequence ATGGCCAAGCCGCCCTCATCCCCGCCCACTTCCGCGTCCCGTTATCTGTTCGTGTTGCTGGCCGGGCTGCTGCTCGGCCTGGTGCTGACGGTGATGGCGCTGCGTGCAGTGCAGGCGCGGCAGGATCCGTTCCCGCGCAGCCTGATGCAGGTCATGGGCAAGCAGCTGGCGCTGCTCGAACGCGATGCCGCGCACCGGCAATGCAGCGGCGCCGGTCCGCAGGCGCGACTGCGCACGTTGCGCCTGCTCGGCGACGAGCTGGGCACGGCGTTCCCCGACCTGGCCGACGACAGCCGCTTCCGCGAGCACGCCGATGCGCTGCGCGCCAGCGTGGAGGCAACGCTGGCGCAGCCGCCGGCCGACTGCGCGGCACTGGCGCAGGCGCGCCAGCAGATCGACGAACGCTGCGACGCCTGTCACCGCGATTTCCGCTGA
- a CDS encoding glycine zipper 2TM domain-containing protein, translating into MKIQLMATAAVATLALAGCATSPGYGGGYGGGYSQPARGGYTQTRCADCGIVTRIDTVPSGRTAPSATGAILGGIVGAVAGHEISDHTGGSKGNQNVSAVAGAAAGALAGNEIQKNVTSDTYDVHVQMDDGRVIVVNQRDLAGVRENTYVRVVNGRVVPR; encoded by the coding sequence ATGAAGATCCAACTGATGGCCACCGCTGCCGTGGCGACCCTGGCGCTGGCGGGCTGCGCCACGTCCCCCGGCTATGGCGGCGGTTACGGCGGCGGCTACAGCCAGCCGGCGCGCGGCGGTTACACCCAGACCCGCTGCGCCGACTGCGGCATCGTCACCCGCATCGACACCGTGCCGTCGGGCCGCACTGCGCCGTCGGCCACTGGCGCGATCCTCGGCGGCATCGTCGGCGCGGTCGCCGGCCACGAGATTTCCGATCACACCGGCGGCAGCAAGGGCAACCAGAACGTGTCGGCGGTGGCCGGTGCGGCCGCTGGCGCGCTGGCTGGCAACGAGATCCAGAAGAACGTCACCAGCGACACCTACGACGTGCATGTGCAGATGGACGACGGCCGGGTGATCGTGGTCAACCAGCGCGACCTGGCCGGCGTGCGCGAGAACACTTATGTCCGCGTGGTCAACGGGCGCGTCGTACCGCGCTGA
- a CDS encoding cold-shock protein, with protein sequence MMNGNRENGTVKWFNDAKGFGFISRENGEDVFVHFRAIQTQGFKSLKEGQKVSFTVVQGQKGLQADAVQPL encoded by the coding sequence ATCATGAACGGCAATCGCGAAAACGGCACCGTGAAGTGGTTCAACGATGCCAAGGGTTTCGGTTTCATCAGCCGCGAAAACGGCGAGGACGTGTTCGTGCACTTCCGGGCGATCCAGACCCAGGGCTTCAAGAGCCTGAAGGAAGGCCAGAAGGTCAGCTTCACCGTGGTGCAGGGCCAGAAGGGCCTGCAGGCCGACGCGGTGCAGCCGCTCTGA
- a CDS encoding DUF456 domain-containing protein: MDPAFIYYVCAGLLVLVGLAGVLLPALPGTPLMFAGMLLAAWADGFQRLGWPTLTVLGVLTALSLLVDLLATAFGAQRVGASRKALWGSVLGGIAGMFFMPIGLFVGPFVGALAGEYWHGRELRQATRVGVGTWLGIVLGTAAKLGLALAMLAVFAVAWLL, from the coding sequence GTGGACCCTGCGTTCATCTATTACGTCTGTGCCGGTCTCCTGGTTCTGGTCGGACTGGCGGGCGTGCTGCTGCCGGCCCTGCCCGGCACCCCGCTGATGTTCGCCGGGATGCTGCTGGCGGCCTGGGCCGACGGATTCCAGCGGCTGGGCTGGCCGACGCTGACCGTGCTCGGTGTGCTCACCGCGCTGTCGCTGCTGGTCGACCTGCTGGCCACCGCGTTCGGCGCGCAACGAGTCGGCGCCAGCCGCAAGGCGCTGTGGGGATCGGTACTGGGTGGGATCGCCGGCATGTTCTTCATGCCGATCGGGCTGTTCGTCGGCCCCTTCGTCGGCGCCCTGGCCGGGGAGTACTGGCATGGGCGCGAGCTGCGCCAGGCGACGCGGGTCGGTGTGGGCACCTGGCTGGGCATCGTCCTGGGCACCGCCGCCAAGCTCGGGCTGGCGCTGGCGATGCTGGCGGTGTTCGCGGTGGCCTGGCTGCTCTGA